Genomic segment of Salvia splendens isolate huo1 chromosome 12, SspV2, whole genome shotgun sequence:
ATGGTTCCCAAAAGTTTGTCTATCTAAATTCTAGATTATTCTTCACTTTGATTCTGCAAAAATGTGTAAATGAGACATGATTTTTTGTTAGCTATCTACGTAGCCTTGCTAAATCTTGTTGATCCATAGATTTCTATCAACATACCCTTGAGTACACAATGATGTTTTGTCAAAATACCTAATCTTGCTAAATCTTGTTGATCCATAGATTTCTATCAACATACCCTTGATTCTACACAATTATGTTTTGTCAAAATGGCATGATCTTCATCCTCATCCATTTGTATAATATCATGTGAACTATAGTGTGAATGCTTCTACTTCCAGTTAATTAGTACTCCCTATAAAATTAGAATCTCATTCCACTATTAGGTTTATCTAtgttatatttatttgtataccGAATTTGTGGAAAGTCAAAACTCCCTGCCATGTTATAGTGTTATAAATGCTGTGTAACCATCTTCTAAACTCTCCCAGACAATGCTTGAGGTTAGTGCAATCGTaaatcgagagagagagagtttccTAGGGAGGTGTAATACTATATTTAGTGTTGGAAATGATATATTTGATGCCGGAATAAATGATGCCGCCATAGCCACCCTAtcactctctctttcttttttctctcgcCTGCACCTCTCAACTAGTAATTAACACTTGCGTTTCTGCATGCATATGTCATTATATTCATTTGAATCGTAATCTTTTGATAGATATTTCAAATTAATGAAATCTAGTTTGTTAAGTCTTTGCTTTCCAGGGCATCAATTATCAGACATGTAGTTTATTTAAGTTTTAGACCCTTAACCTCTATACTCTCTCTCTAGCATTTTGCCATCAGGCCACtaatagtactccctcagttccttacgttccataaaaatatgcactttctaattttgaaaagtctcTTATCTCTCGTGAAGTAAacccattatccactaacaatactttaattattttttctttatacttctcttttactttttcaattttacattaaaatccgtgccgagctcaaagtgtatattctttggggacagaGGGAGGGTGTGCTAACCTTTTCAAGCAAAAACTTACACggttgtaaaataaaatagatatttACATTGTAGAATCAATGAAAACGAAAGCAAAATTACGAACAAACCGAGTGAATCCAAGCTGAGCTATCATGAAGATCATTAAAGAGGTAAAAACCAAAACAAGTGGTGAAAAAAACTAAGCATGCATCTGATATTATTGAATCTAATTACTCCACTGAGACACCATACAGGTGAACTCATTTACTCCTCCCTAACCACCGCCACCTTCTttaaccccccccccccaacaaccacacacatacacacacatcaTGCAGCAGAAAGACATCACCATGGCTTGCAAGGTTTCAAGGTTTTGTGGGGTTTGTCTGTTTTTCTTGGTGTTTGGTGCAAACATTGCAAGGGGTCAAGATGGTGAAACTAGGAGAGCAATGGTTCCAGCCTTGTTCATCTTTGGTGACTCCTTGATTGACAATGGCAACAACAATGATTTGCCATCTTTTGCAAAAGCTAACTACTTTCCTTATGGCATTGATTTCAATGGCGGCCCCACTGGAAGATTCTCCAATGGCTATACCATGGTTGATACAATAGGTATGTACTGCtgcttttctttctttctttcttttttaatgaGGAAAATGGTGATACTTATATTTCTGATATGGGCATATCATATGCATGCAGCTGAGTTGCTGGGATTGCCCTTGATACCTCCTTACTCTCAAGCTTCTGGTGATCAAATTAGATATGGAGTCAATTATGCATCTGCTGCCGCTGGCATTCTTGATGATACAGGCAGGAATTTTGTAAGTGTATATATTTATGCAAATCTCTCTCTGTCACATGTTTGACTAATGGTTCAAAAAGAGGCCTAAAATTTGACTgatggtttccaatattattttGGTGTCTACAAAGTGGCTTTATTGTCAGTTTCTCTGTTTGTTTCGTTTAACAGGTGAGCCGTATTCCATTCAACCAGCAAATCAAGAACTTTGAGAGCAGTCttgaacaaataaaaagcaGTAGTGGTGCACAAGATGTGAGCAAGGATCTGGCTAAGTCCATCTTCTTTGTTGGAATGGGTAGTAATGACTACCTCAACAACTACCTCATGCCCAATTACGATACCAAAGATCACTACAATCCTCAGCAGTTTGCAGATCACTTGGTGCAGCAATACTCTCAGCAGCTCACTGTAAGAGAGGGACCATTTAAACACATTCAATCAATAATATTATGGTATTCTTCTTCTAATGATGGTGATGCTGAATGCAGAATCTGTACAATCTTGGAGCTAGGAAATTTGTGATAGGAGGGATTGGACTAATGGGATGCATTCCAAGCATTTTGGCACAGAGCAGCAATGGAGTCTGCTCAGATGAAGTCAACCAGCTTGTTCAGCCCTTCAACTTTAACACAAAGACCATGGTCAACAATCTTATTACTACAAAACCAGGATCTGTTTTTACTTACATTGACATTGGGAATATGTTTCAAGATCTCATTTCCAATGCAGGATCATATGGTCTCTAAATCTGTTTCATCTCATCTTCTCTGACttctaataatttatttaaaggGGTTTAAGTCATTTTCTTACATTCTAATATTGCAGGATTTAGTGTTCTAAACGAAGGTTGCTGTGGGATTGGGAAGAACAGTGGGCAGATCACCTGTCTTCCTTTCCAGACACCATGCCCTGATAGGAGCAAGTACATATTCTGGGATGCATTCCACCCGACAGAAGCCGTTAACGTCTTGTTTGGACATAAGGCTTTCAATGGGAGCAGTAACTTTGCCTATCCCTTCAGCATACAGCAACTTGCTAACTTTTGATCTTGCTCTAGTCTTCTAATGTACTTTCTTCTTTGTATTAGCTGTTGTTGTTTGGTTTAGCTGTATGAAATCAAGTTTGTAAGAGCAGACACATTGTTAAATGAATCAAGAATCTACGTCGGTTAAATCAAATGTTAACAATCAAGATAGATATTCAGAGCAATATGTTTTCTCACGAATTAGATGAAGtaaacaaaaaaacaagaagaagaagaagaagagccaTTCATTCATGAACCAGAGAGTAACTATATATTGATTTTCCACATTCAAGCTGAGGGACAAAATGGGGTTCCTAAACTTGATTTATGAGTTGGGACATTGAAATGCCTGATCCTCCCTTGCTGCTCAACCAGATAACCCTGACACAAGAAGGACTTAGAAAATCTATCCTCCACCCCTCTATCAACATCATGCACAAACACATCAGTGTCACCATTTACTCTGTTCCTGGCCATCAATCCAGCCGTGTAGATGGCGCTCATCCTCCCCGGTGCCCCATCATGATATCCTGTGGGTGCATCCACCATTATCAAATCCCACTGTGTCTCATAGATCAAACTAGGCAAGCTCTTAAGAGCAAGCTGGCATTTGGAGAATCTTGGATCACCCACTTCTTTGCAGTGCTCTTGCATTCCAATCTCATGCAGTTGATCAGCTTGATGCCTTTTGGTGTCATACACAACATGATAGGATTCAAGAGATGGGATCTCTTCCTTGACATGTCTAATCCAGCTCTCGTCTTCCTCGAGGAAGACGGTGCGGCCACCGTGGTTGAGAGAGGTCCACATGAGGCTGTCATGGCCTAATCCGAAGACTAGGAAATTGCAGGGTGATTTGTTTTGGAGGACTTTGAGGGAGACTGAGATTTCTTGCAATGTTTGTTGTGGTGTGGTGTTTGAGGTTGCATAGTGGACTAATGCATTTGAGAGAGAAGATGGGATTTTGGTGCATTTGTTTGGACAGTGTGGTTCTTGATTGATGGTGGAGTTAGGGATGAGTGATGAGGTGAGTGAATGGGGATATGGGAATGTTGATCTCATTATCaccaagaagaggaagaggaagaggaagaaaaaGCAGATCAAGATTATCTTCACATTCACAGTGTTCTGTTGCTTGCCTTTCATTGTGTTTTTGTTCTACAATCCCTCTCTGTGCTCAGATAACAGAGACTTTGAGTTTTTGTGTTTATTGACTTTATAAGGAGGGGTTGATGGGACAAGATATCTAATTTTTGTTTCTAGTCGTGCAAGACACATAATATCATTCTCAACACTGTCATTTTGGTAATGATTATTTAATGAGTTGGCAAGATGTTAGGTGATGTTTAGGTTAATAAATCAACTcgtttaaaaatatattaacgTCGATTaattatagtactcctattaaCTTGCTTTCATGGTTAACCTTTTCCCTCTTCCACCTCCATTGCATGTAATCACAGAGGGTGGAACAGATTCAGTGATGACTTTTTTTTCTGTCCTTTTTTGAGAGGATAATTGCTCACAAATTTTCTGTTAGCATCTTCTACAgctgtaactttttttttaattagttccACCAAGTCAAAGCTCAACCAAATTTTTGCATAAAAAACTCAACTAACAATTATTTATATGATACCACATGATTTGATAAATCTTCTGCTAGGCTACcaaatttgttttctttcattaATTTTAATGTGTGTTGGGAATAGGAGTATGGTTTCATGGTTTTCGGCATGTCTAGCGAATATAAgttttatttattctattttatgctACTGATTCGGTGATATGTCATCAGAAAATGGAATGTGACATAATTTTCCTTAAAATCAGAATATAGAATTATATTAATTTGCAAATACATTGATATTAGTTGACATAACAAAATATATCAGTTTCTGATTCAAATTTGACATGCtctgattttaagaaattgtttgactttgtaaagaaaaatgaatagataaagttagtgatatatgagtcatacttttatatactccatccatccctaaaaatttgttacTTATTTCCAATTTTGTCTGTTCCTAATggatcccacattccactaactcattcccactcttattttattataaaactaatttataaagATAAGACCCACGtaccactaattttttcaataacCTGTGCCAGATCAAATGGTGATGAATTA
This window contains:
- the LOC121758096 gene encoding glucuronoxylan 4-O-methyltransferase 2-like — encoded protein: MKGKQQNTVNVKIILICFFFLFLFLFLVIMRSTFPYPHSLTSSLIPNSTINQEPHCPNKCTKIPSSLSNALVHYATSNTTPQQTLQEISVSLKVLQNKSPCNFLVFGLGHDSLMWTSLNHGGRTVFLEEDESWIRHVKEEIPSLESYHVVYDTKRHQADQLHEIGMQEHCKEVGDPRFSKCQLALKSLPSLIYETQWDLIMVDAPTGYHDGAPGRMSAIYTAGLMARNRVNGDTDVFVHDVDRGVEDRFSKSFLCQGYLVEQQGRIRHFNVPTHKSSLGTPFCPSA
- the LOC121758313 gene encoding GDSL esterase/lipase At1g71691-like, with amino-acid sequence MACKVSRFCGVCLFFLVFGANIARGQDGETRRAMVPALFIFGDSLIDNGNNNDLPSFAKANYFPYGIDFNGGPTGRFSNGYTMVDTIAELLGLPLIPPYSQASGDQIRYGVNYASAAAGILDDTGRNFVSRIPFNQQIKNFESSLEQIKSSSGAQDVSKDLAKSIFFVGMGSNDYLNNYLMPNYDTKDHYNPQQFADHLVQQYSQQLTNLYNLGARKFVIGGIGLMGCIPSILAQSSNGVCSDEVNQLVQPFNFNTKTMVNNLITTKPGSVFTYIDIGNMFQDLISNAGSYGFSVLNEGCCGIGKNSGQITCLPFQTPCPDRSKYIFWDAFHPTEAVNVLFGHKAFNGSSNFAYPFSIQQLANF